A DNA window from Anastrepha ludens isolate Willacy chromosome 6, idAnaLude1.1, whole genome shotgun sequence contains the following coding sequences:
- the LOC128867095 gene encoding trypsin alpha-like: protein MVCVDFPSWVFSKRIVGGHRISITETPWQVAVIQSGSFICGGSIISSTWVMTAAHCVYGDLNKSYAVRAGSTSFKRGGQLRKVNRIIYNSGYNAKTTANDIALLRTAGQFNFGSKVQAVGLPTSDLEPRKYLVSGWGSVSENKTHPTKHLRGVNVYNVGLQRCKRNYRDESPITSKQICASARNQDACQGDSGGALVNQKTQYGIVSFGYGCARPSYPGIYTKVYRYLSWISKTMSS, encoded by the exons atggtgtgtgtcgattttccttcatgggtcttttc TAAACGAATTGTTGGCGGTCATCGAATATCCATCACGGAAACACCTTGGCAAGTAGCCGTCATTCAGTCGGGATCTTTCATTTGCGGTGGTTCAATCATTAGCTCGACGTGGGTGATGACTGCGGCCCATTGCGTTTACGGTGATCTCAATAAGTCATATGCAGTGCGCGCTGGTTCTACAAGTTTCAAGAGAGGCGGTCAGTTGCGCAAAGTTAATCGTATCATTTACAATAGCGGTTACAATGCCAAAACAACTGCCAATGACATTGCATTGTTACGTACAGCTGGGCAGTTCAATTTCGGTTCAAAAGTGCAAGCCGTTGGACTTCCAACGTCCGATCTTGAGCCCAGAAAGTATTTGGTTAGTGGTTGGGGATCGGTTAGCGAGAATAAGACACATCCAACCAAACACTTGCGTGGAGTTAATGTGTACAATGTGGGACTACAGCGTTGCAAACGGAATTACCGTGATGAGAGTCCAATCACCAGCAAGCAAATCTGTGCATCCGCACGAAATCAGGATGCATGTCAAGGTGATTCGGGCGGTGCTTTGGTAAACCAAAAAACACAGTATGGTATCGTATCTTTCGGTTACGGCTGTGCCCGGCCCTCTTATCCGGGCATTTACACGAAAGTATACAGATATCTTTCCTGGATTTCGAAGACAATGAGTTCATAG